The Bdellovibrionales bacterium genome contains the following window.
TCAAGACGATGGCGCTTGCGGGAACTTGTCCGAAGGAAGATGCCGCCGATAGAACGTCGTTACTTGAAGATGCAAAAGAGCGCCACGAACACGATCTTGTGGTGCAAGATATTGTGCAGAGTCTCGAGATCTACGGAAAGCTGCAAACGCAAGGACCGACGATTTTAGAATTGCCGGCACTTTTCCATCTGAAGACCGACATTCAATGTGAGATTCCTTCACTCAAAGATTTTTCGTTTTTTAATGCCTGCCGTGCGCTTCATCCAACGCCGGCCTTGGGAGTGTCGCCGCGTGATTATGGTTATGAGTGGATGAAGAGTTTACCGGAGCAAAGAGATCGTCGTGGCTTCGGCGCGCCTTGGGGATTATCTTGGAGCAAAGACGAAGCTCTGTGCCTAGTGGCTATTCGGAACATTCAGTGGGATCCTGCAGGGTCCAGAATTGGTTCCGGATGTGGTATCGTTGCACAGAGTGATTTAAAACAAGAGTGGAGAGAGCTCTTCCAGAAACGCAATTCAGTGAAGCAAGCTCTAGGATTGGAATCATGACAAATATGCAGTTGGCAGCCAAAGTGCTGCAAGGTTTGGTGTCATCAGGAATTCGTGAGTTCTGTCTTTGTGCCGGAGCTCGCAACAGTCCGTTCGTACACATCTTGGAAGAAAACAAAGACGTTAAGGTCTATTCCTTTTTCGAAGAGCGCTCAGCGGCGTTCTTTGCTTTGGGCCGTATGGCGAAAACGCAAAGGCCGATGGCTGTGATCACGACGTCAGGCACGGCTGTTGCCGAACTTTTGCCCGCTGCAGTTGAAGCGACTTACTCTTCATTGCCGCTGGTAATGGTGTCTGCCGATCGTCCGAAATCTTATCGTGGCTCCGGAGCTCCTCAGAGCATTGAGCAAGTCGGTATTTTCTCTTACTACATTGAAGCGTCGTTGGATATTGACTCTGAGAACAGTCACTTCTCAATGAAGGGACTGACTTGGAAAAAGCCGGTGCACATCAACGTGTGCTTTACGGAGCCGTTAATCGACGGCCCGGTGGCGAAGCTGGATCTGCAGATGAACTGCGAGTGGGTGAAATTCCCAGAGCAAGCAGAGCCAACGGCGGGTCATGATACGACTCACTTCTTGAAAATCTATAATCCGATTGTGATCCTCGGCACTTTGCCGCCGAAAGCGCAAGCTCCGATGGTGGGCTTTCTTAAAAAAATCCAGTGCCCGATTTACGCCGAAGGCATTTCAGGCTTGCGTGGCCATCCGGAGTTAAAACATCTCGAGATCCGTTCGGGTGAAAATTATCTGAATTATCTTTTAGACAAGGGTATTTGCAATGCGATATTGCGAATCGGCGGAGTGCCGACGATTCGTCTCTGGCGTGATCTTGAAGATAAGCGCAAACATTTGCCGGTTCTTTCTGTCGGATTTAATCACTACTCGGGTTTAAGCCGTGAAGTGAATCACTTTACTCACTTGGCGTCGCTCGCGATGATTCAAAGCCCTGAGCACTTTAAAGATCTTGGCCCGATTTTAAAAGAAGACCTGCAGCTTTCTCATCAAAAAGAAGAGTTGATGAAAAAGTATCCGCGCTCTGAGCAGGCGCTGGTGTGGGCCCTCTCTAAAAAGCTCAAAGGTCAGTCGGTCTATGTCGGTAACAGTTTGCCGATCCGTCACTGGGATATTGCTGCGGACTTTGAATCTTATCCTTCACGTGTCGTCGGTAACCGCGGTGCGAATGGGATTGACGGACAGGTTTCGACATTCCTCGGCTGGGCCGAGCGCGAGACTGAGAACTGGTGTATTGTTGGTGACCTCACTGCGATGTACGATTTGGCCTCTCTATGGATTACGCCGCAGCTCGAGGATAAAAAAATGCGCATCGTGGTGATTAACAATCGTGGTGGGCGGATTTTCCAACGCATGTTCAAAAAGGACATCTTCTTGAACCGTCATGAACTGGAGTTCAGTCACTGGGCGAAGATGTTTAACTGGGGTTACAACACGTGGGAAACAATTCCTGAGTCACTGAACCTTGGCGATCACGAAGTGATTGAACTCATTCCGGATGCAGAACACACCGATGGCTTCTTGAAGGAGTGGGAACAGGTTTGGAAAAAGTAGCGCCGAAGATCAAGATCATCTGTCTTCATGGTTTCTTGGGGCTCCCGGCGGATTGGGACCTCGTGAAAAGCTACTTTATGATCTCTCCACTGGCTCACCAGTTTGAGTGGTGGAATGTCGATTACATGAATACACCGGGCCTGGATCCTAGCAATGACTTTGCAACGTGGGCCCGCAATTTCAACGCGAAAGTTCGTCAGCAGTTTCCCGAAGGTCCGC
Protein-coding sequences here:
- a CDS encoding chorismate-binding protein encodes the protein MTWEPAELESFSASYRTILERIHHGPLRKAVPIVFEKSTETLSPARMIAILKDLLKAPPNLYVFGSWQKGKGILGATPEVLLKQEGHTLKTMALAGTCPKEDAADRTSLLEDAKERHEHDLVVQDIVQSLEIYGKLQTQGPTILELPALFHLKTDIQCEIPSLKDFSFFNACRALHPTPALGVSPRDYGYEWMKSLPEQRDRRGFGAPWGLSWSKDEALCLVAIRNIQWDPAGSRIGSGCGIVAQSDLKQEWRELFQKRNSVKQALGLES
- the menD gene encoding 2-succinyl-5-enolpyruvyl-6-hydroxy-3-cyclohexene-1-carboxylic-acid synthase, giving the protein MTNMQLAAKVLQGLVSSGIREFCLCAGARNSPFVHILEENKDVKVYSFFEERSAAFFALGRMAKTQRPMAVITTSGTAVAELLPAAVEATYSSLPLVMVSADRPKSYRGSGAPQSIEQVGIFSYYIEASLDIDSENSHFSMKGLTWKKPVHINVCFTEPLIDGPVAKLDLQMNCEWVKFPEQAEPTAGHDTTHFLKIYNPIVILGTLPPKAQAPMVGFLKKIQCPIYAEGISGLRGHPELKHLEIRSGENYLNYLLDKGICNAILRIGGVPTIRLWRDLEDKRKHLPVLSVGFNHYSGLSREVNHFTHLASLAMIQSPEHFKDLGPILKEDLQLSHQKEELMKKYPRSEQALVWALSKKLKGQSVYVGNSLPIRHWDIAADFESYPSRVVGNRGANGIDGQVSTFLGWAERETENWCIVGDLTAMYDLASLWITPQLEDKKMRIVVINNRGGRIFQRMFKKDIFLNRHELEFSHWAKMFNWGYNTWETIPESLNLGDHEVIELIPDAEHTDGFLKEWEQVWKK